Proteins co-encoded in one Acidobacteriota bacterium genomic window:
- a CDS encoding electron transfer flavoprotein subunit alpha/FixB family protein, whose protein sequence is MSGVLVVLEQREGAWNRMSFEALAAGQQLAAKLGAELSAAIVGESVQSLPWETDVKPKAVYAVEHELLKTYTSDGFTSAIEQLIKKLDPAFVLFPHTYQVRDFAPALATRFQQVLISDVIAIHDGPVFVRQLLQGKLNADYKQTGPGPCFVSVQAGSFRAEASGAAPIAMEGFTLELDAARIRNKPGERFRESAQTVDLSSAPIIVSVGRGIGEQENIAIVQELASALGAELAASRPICDNGWLPMERQVGSSGQTVSPKLYLAVGISGAIQHLVGMKGSKTVIAINKDEHAPIFEVADYGVVGDLFEIVPELTKAIAAAKS, encoded by the coding sequence ATGAGCGGAGTGCTTGTTGTTCTGGAACAGCGCGAAGGAGCATGGAATCGCATGAGCTTCGAGGCGCTCGCCGCCGGCCAGCAGCTCGCCGCAAAACTGGGGGCGGAGCTTTCGGCTGCCATCGTTGGCGAGAGCGTTCAGTCGCTTCCGTGGGAGACGGATGTAAAGCCGAAAGCCGTCTATGCGGTTGAGCATGAGTTGCTGAAGACGTATACCTCCGACGGCTTCACCTCAGCGATCGAACAGCTCATCAAAAAGCTCGATCCCGCGTTCGTCCTCTTCCCTCACACCTACCAGGTGCGCGACTTTGCCCCGGCGCTGGCGACTCGTTTCCAGCAGGTACTGATCAGCGATGTCATCGCCATTCATGACGGCCCCGTGTTTGTGCGGCAGCTACTTCAGGGCAAGCTGAACGCAGACTACAAACAGACCGGTCCAGGCCCATGCTTCGTCTCCGTACAGGCAGGCAGCTTTCGCGCCGAAGCCTCCGGGGCTGCTCCGATCGCAATGGAGGGCTTCACGCTTGAGCTTGATGCCGCCAGGATTCGCAACAAACCCGGCGAGCGTTTCCGCGAGTCTGCGCAGACGGTCGACCTGTCGTCGGCCCCGATCATCGTCTCCGTCGGGCGCGGCATCGGTGAGCAGGAGAACATCGCCATCGTCCAGGAGCTTGCATCGGCCCTCGGCGCGGAGCTCGCCGCCTCGCGGCCCATCTGCGACAACGGTTGGCTGCCCATGGAGCGACAGGTAGGAAGCTCCGGACAGACCGTTTCACCGAAGCTGTACCTCGCGGTGGGAATCTCAGGAGCAATCCAGCACCTTGTCGGCATGAAGGGATCGAAGACCGTGATCGCCATCAACAAGGATGAGCACGCGCCGATCTTCGAGGTTGCCGACTACGGCGTCGTGGGCGACCT
- a CDS encoding electron transfer flavoprotein subunit beta/FixA family protein — MKIVVAIKQVPERDAQVRVAADGKWIDESDLSYTINEPDAYALEEALQLKEKNGAGEVIVVCAGPERVQSTLREALAKGADRAIHIEADNLGDLDTVGVARLLANAVKAESPDLILTGLQSDDLGLGQTGVVLAELLGIPHATLIMHVEATPAGLKVKRELEDGWFQYVEMPLPALLTIQSGGNKLRYATLMGIKKARTKELKTVAAEAPAHAAAVTLERVYLPEKQKKTEILTGTPAEVAAKIVEKLKFEARVI; from the coding sequence GTGAAGATTGTTGTAGCCATCAAGCAGGTGCCGGAGCGCGACGCGCAGGTCCGCGTTGCCGCCGACGGCAAATGGATCGACGAGAGCGATCTCAGCTACACCATCAACGAGCCGGACGCCTACGCGCTCGAAGAGGCGTTGCAGTTGAAAGAGAAGAACGGCGCGGGAGAGGTCATCGTCGTCTGCGCCGGTCCGGAGCGCGTGCAGTCCACGCTGCGCGAGGCGCTCGCCAAGGGCGCGGACCGCGCCATTCACATCGAGGCCGACAACCTTGGTGACCTCGATACCGTGGGGGTTGCGCGGCTTCTGGCCAATGCGGTGAAGGCCGAGTCGCCGGACCTCATCCTCACCGGCTTGCAGTCCGACGACCTGGGGCTCGGCCAGACGGGCGTCGTTCTCGCTGAGCTGCTCGGCATTCCCCACGCCACTCTCATCATGCACGTCGAGGCAACACCCGCAGGCCTGAAGGTCAAACGCGAGCTCGAAGATGGATGGTTTCAGTATGTCGAGATGCCCCTGCCGGCGCTGCTCACCATCCAGTCGGGTGGAAACAAACTGCGCTATGCGACGCTGATGGGAATTAAGAAGGCCAGGACCAAGGAGCTGAAGACCGTGGCGGCAGAGGCTCCTGCTCATGCAGCGGCCGTGACGCTCGAGCGGGTCTACCTGCCCGAGAAGCAGAAGAAGACGGAGATACTTACCGGCACTCCTGCCGAGGTTGCGGCGAAGATCGTCGAGAAGCTGAAGTTTGAAGCGAGGGTGATATGA
- a CDS encoding (Fe-S)-binding protein, protein MVAGTLAVAAGAYQIAGLLLDTEHPGLSLSATLAEPGHFSSLESGLLVLCLLCSAALFFWRFGPILRNILRSKKDADFSLSPIGLRVWDFFWEVLCQGKVIRQRPLPGLAHAFVFWGFLAFALVSLNHLANGVGLGFLSPQSIVGSFYFLFAAAWALLVAVSIAGLFIRRFFVRPIWLGEKVSYESGWIAFLIFLLMVSYLGEFFVNDGGAGAKALWWTHTLALVVFLPLIPHTKHLHLVLSPVTVFLKRDGFSKIPPLAGDEDFGLVAGKDVTQLISLQAYSCVECGRCTEHCPAANTGKVLSPKEIVLGMRGYLNEFGPASDIPLLSGSRANAPTDAHQKLLSMEAAFECTTCGSCEYQCPVGIQHVPIIVGLRRGATNTGAWEDDYGTKLFLALEKHGNALGLSAVERDKFIQKQAFPIFDGTQEYCLWLGCMGGYDPKGREIIADFSRVMQYLGTSFGVLKKEKCTGDPARRLGNDLVFQTLAESGLKAFETAKVRKIVAICPHCVRTIANDWREFGIAPEIEHHSEFMARHKDRLPKQGGESIVYHDPCYLGRYQDVYEEPRAVVALAGTLIEAPRSHERSFCCGAGGGLAFLGEEKGERVSHVRAKELVDTGAQVVGTACPFCNTMFRDALTAVSDAPPQLLDIAQLTARAIPASQKEAGGVQ, encoded by the coding sequence ATGGTTGCAGGAACGCTCGCAGTGGCAGCAGGTGCTTACCAAATAGCGGGACTGTTGCTCGATACGGAGCATCCAGGCCTCAGCCTCTCAGCCACGCTAGCTGAACCAGGACACTTCTCTTCCCTTGAGTCCGGCCTTCTCGTCCTGTGCCTTCTCTGCTCTGCGGCGCTATTCTTCTGGCGCTTCGGGCCAATTCTCCGTAATATCCTGCGCTCAAAGAAAGACGCAGACTTTTCCCTCAGCCCTATCGGACTCCGCGTGTGGGACTTCTTCTGGGAGGTCCTGTGCCAGGGCAAGGTCATCCGCCAGAGACCGCTCCCCGGCCTTGCCCACGCCTTCGTCTTCTGGGGGTTTCTTGCCTTCGCACTCGTGAGCCTCAACCACCTGGCAAACGGAGTCGGGCTCGGCTTTCTGTCCCCTCAAAGCATCGTCGGAAGTTTTTATTTCCTTTTCGCTGCCGCTTGGGCATTGCTGGTAGCCGTCTCGATTGCTGGGCTGTTCATCCGCCGCTTCTTCGTCAGGCCAATCTGGCTCGGTGAAAAGGTCTCTTATGAGTCTGGGTGGATCGCATTCCTTATCTTTCTGCTGATGGTCAGCTATCTCGGGGAGTTCTTCGTCAACGACGGTGGCGCAGGTGCAAAAGCCCTCTGGTGGACGCATACGCTGGCGCTGGTGGTCTTTCTTCCATTGATTCCGCACACCAAGCACCTGCACCTTGTGCTCAGTCCGGTAACGGTCTTTCTCAAGCGCGACGGCTTCTCGAAGATTCCTCCGCTCGCGGGCGATGAGGATTTCGGCCTGGTCGCGGGTAAAGATGTGACGCAACTGATCTCGCTGCAAGCCTACAGTTGCGTGGAGTGCGGCCGGTGCACGGAGCACTGCCCCGCCGCGAACACCGGCAAGGTGCTTAGTCCGAAGGAAATCGTCCTCGGTATGCGTGGTTACCTGAACGAGTTCGGGCCTGCCTCCGATATTCCCTTGCTTAGTGGGAGCCGCGCTAATGCGCCTACCGATGCACACCAGAAGCTGCTCAGCATGGAAGCCGCGTTCGAGTGCACTACCTGCGGAAGCTGCGAGTATCAGTGCCCCGTCGGCATCCAGCATGTGCCCATCATCGTCGGCCTGCGCCGCGGCGCGACCAACACTGGAGCATGGGAGGACGACTATGGCACCAAGCTCTTCCTTGCGCTCGAGAAGCATGGCAACGCGCTTGGCCTGAGCGCCGTGGAGCGCGACAAATTCATTCAGAAGCAGGCGTTTCCCATCTTCGATGGGACGCAGGAGTATTGCCTGTGGCTGGGCTGCATGGGTGGCTACGATCCCAAGGGGCGCGAGATCATCGCCGACTTCTCGCGTGTGATGCAGTATCTCGGAACGAGCTTCGGCGTGTTGAAGAAAGAAAAGTGCACGGGCGATCCGGCGCGACGCCTGGGCAACGATCTCGTCTTTCAAACACTGGCCGAGAGCGGCCTGAAAGCTTTTGAGACAGCAAAGGTGCGGAAGATCGTCGCAATCTGCCCGCACTGCGTCCGCACCATCGCCAACGACTGGCGCGAGTTTGGCATTGCTCCCGAGATCGAGCATCACTCCGAGTTCATGGCGCGGCACAAAGACCGTCTGCCGAAGCAAGGCGGCGAGAGCATCGTCTATCACGATCCCTGCTACCTCGGCCGCTATCAGGATGTATACGAGGAGCCGCGTGCTGTCGTTGCGCTGGCCGGCACGCTTATTGAAGCTCCACGCTCGCACGAGCGCAGCTTCTGTTGCGGAGCCGGCGGCGGATTGGCATTTCTTGGTGAAGAGAAGGGTGAGCGCGTCAGCCATGTACGTGCGAAGGAGCTTGTGGATACTGGGGCGCAGGTCGTCGGCACGGCGTGCCCGTTCTGCAATACGATGTTCCGCGACGCGCTGACAGCGGTGAGTGATGCCCCTCCTCAGTTGCTCGACATCGCGCAACTGACCGCGCGGGCGATTCCCGCATCACAGAAAGAAGCTGGAGGAGTGCAGTGA
- a CDS encoding SIMPL domain-containing protein (The SIMPL domain is named for its presence in mouse protein SIMPL (signalling molecule that associates with mouse pelle-like kinase). Bacterial member BP26, from Brucella, was shown to assemble into a channel-like structure, while YggE from E. coli has been associated with resistance to oxidative stress.), translated as MTNLRTSVLTTAFVTLVSVAGVSAQTIQVNKENRTIAITATDKVTLMADQATLHIGFIAYGPDSNTAYANGSRISNAIVDALTKAGIPKETIQSENQQVSPVQPYQIEKLTEAQKAQRQFQVTQSWTVKMAANDAAKALDVAVKAGANQSGQIEWGFKDDNAPDAEAAAKALKRARTQAEQMAAGLNTKLGSLLYASNEVQASGPRPIMMRAMAAAPAMDKVEPLAINPREIERLATVYAVFAIE; from the coding sequence ATGACCAACCTTCGCACTAGCGTCCTCACGACTGCATTTGTCACCCTCGTATCAGTCGCCGGAGTCTCAGCACAGACCATCCAGGTGAACAAGGAGAACCGCACCATTGCGATCACCGCGACCGACAAGGTGACCCTGATGGCCGATCAGGCGACGCTGCACATCGGCTTTATTGCCTACGGCCCCGACAGCAACACGGCTTACGCCAACGGGTCGCGCATCTCAAACGCCATCGTGGATGCACTCACAAAGGCCGGAATCCCGAAGGAGACGATCCAGAGCGAGAACCAGCAGGTCTCTCCAGTTCAGCCCTACCAGATCGAAAAGCTGACTGAGGCGCAGAAGGCGCAGCGCCAGTTCCAGGTAACGCAGAGCTGGACGGTGAAGATGGCCGCCAATGATGCGGCCAAGGCGCTCGACGTGGCGGTGAAGGCCGGGGCGAACCAGTCCGGCCAGATCGAGTGGGGCTTCAAGGACGACAACGCTCCCGACGCGGAGGCCGCTGCCAAGGCCCTGAAGCGTGCCCGTACCCAGGCCGAGCAGATGGCTGCCGGACTGAACACGAAGCTCGGCTCGCTGCTCTACGCCAGCAACGAGGTGCAAGCAAGCGGACCGCGCCCGATCATGATGCGCGCGATGGCTGCTGCCCCGGCGATGGACAAGGTGGAACCGCTGGCCATCAATCCGCGCGAGATCGAGCGCTTGGCGACCGTTTACGCTGTCTTTGCGATTGAATAG
- a CDS encoding acyltransferase, whose protein sequence is MPKYTYRELKPTPEAEAIYRRWLAQLNEEFTRHQSVDRRSDIVRDELYQIYLGKQHGGRMNAMLSSELATNVLTESFDPRNVTLEPEYYGDIDAEKYAVRKPLIWFWQMFDRSPLGLNHWLGFKFRCMLGHHIFRHMGKGVKIFHNVEFTYGYNLTIEDNCTIHKNVMLDDRGEIILREGSSVSDYANIYSHTHDINVQADVTNKPTVIGPRARITYHATVLAGAHIGENAMLGAMGLATKAVPPGTVSVGIPAKVKREKNA, encoded by the coding sequence ATGCCGAAGTACACCTATCGCGAACTCAAGCCCACACCCGAGGCCGAGGCCATCTATCGCCGCTGGCTGGCGCAGCTCAACGAGGAGTTCACCAGGCACCAGTCTGTCGACCGCCGGTCTGATATTGTCCGCGACGAGCTGTATCAGATATATCTAGGCAAACAGCATGGCGGTCGCATGAACGCAATGCTGAGCAGCGAGCTTGCCACCAATGTGCTCACCGAGTCCTTCGACCCGCGCAACGTCACTCTTGAGCCGGAGTACTACGGCGATATCGACGCCGAGAAGTATGCCGTTCGCAAGCCGCTGATCTGGTTCTGGCAGATGTTCGACCGCTCACCGCTGGGGCTCAACCACTGGCTCGGGTTCAAGTTTCGCTGCATGTTAGGGCACCACATCTTCCGCCACATGGGCAAGGGCGTAAAGATCTTCCACAACGTCGAGTTCACCTATGGCTACAACCTCACCATCGAGGACAACTGCACCATCCACAAGAACGTCATGCTCGACGATCGCGGAGAGATCATCCTGCGCGAGGGTTCCAGCGTCTCGGACTACGCCAACATCTACTCGCACACGCACGACATCAACGTGCAGGCAGATGTGACGAACAAGCCCACGGTGATCGGCCCACGAGCGCGCATCACCTACCACGCCACGGTATTGGCTGGAGCGCACATCGGCGAGAATGCCATGCTCGGCGCGATGGGCCTTGCGACAAAGGCTGTTCCTCCAGGAACCGTCTCCGTTGGTATACCGGCCAAGGTCAAACGTGAGAAGAACGCTTGA
- a CDS encoding site-2 protease family protein, translating into MNQDVVLILMQVVALVMAFCVHECAHAWTAWRLGDPTARMLGRVTLNPMKHLDPFGSVLMPLVALVYHWPLIGWAKPTPVTPRNFKNYRRDDILVTIAGPISNLLLATAALILLLIIKHAVPGGALSVFTAMALAMHYPGVSTENLPALFPLALLFYYIILINLLLFVFNLVPFPPLDGSRILRHFLPYSVLQVYDRMGIFALWIFMLVAGGFIFRIFLGPLQSTFDSILAAL; encoded by the coding sequence ATGAATCAGGACGTTGTCCTCATCCTTATGCAGGTCGTGGCGCTGGTCATGGCCTTCTGCGTTCACGAGTGCGCTCATGCCTGGACTGCCTGGCGGCTGGGAGACCCCACGGCGCGCATGCTGGGTCGCGTGACCCTGAACCCGATGAAGCACCTCGATCCCTTCGGCTCGGTCCTGATGCCGCTGGTGGCGCTGGTCTACCACTGGCCGTTGATTGGGTGGGCCAAGCCAACGCCGGTTACGCCACGCAACTTCAAGAACTATCGCCGCGACGACATCCTGGTCACCATCGCCGGTCCCATCAGCAACTTGCTACTGGCGACCGCCGCATTGATTCTTCTCCTCATCATCAAGCATGCCGTTCCCGGAGGAGCGCTCTCCGTCTTCACCGCGATGGCGCTGGCCATGCACTACCCCGGGGTCTCAACGGAAAATCTGCCGGCGCTCTTTCCTCTGGCGTTACTCTTCTACTACATCATCCTGATCAACCTGCTACTGTTTGTCTTCAATCTTGTGCCGTTTCCTCCGCTGGATGGCAGCCGCATTCTTCGCCATTTTCTGCCTTACAGCGTATTGCAGGTGTATGACCGTATGGGCATCTTCGCCCTGTGGATATTTATGCTTGTCGCCGGAGGCTTCATCTTCCGCATTTTTCTTGGACCTTTGCAGTCGACCTTCGACAGCATCCTCGCCGCGCTTTAG
- the trpS gene encoding tryptophan--tRNA ligase, which translates to MTEQTSSNSRSRVLSGMRPTGKLHLGNYMGALYNWVKLQHQYECYFFIADWHAMTTGYADTSNVAKDTLEVAIDFLAAGLDPKLSTIFVQSQVPQHAELHLLLSMITPLSWLERVPTYKDQQEQLKEKDLATYGFLGYPLLQAADILLYQPKFVPVGQDQEAHVELTREVARRFNQFYPGDFFLSPEAKPWELPAIEEKARKIAGDKSKSTFTAYELFTAAQQTKKLTGFGRIDVLPEPQVLLTPSPKLPGTDGRKMSKSYKNTIELSDTEQAIRSKIKTMVTDPARVRREDPGNPDVCPVFDLHKVFSTAETQQKVREGCTTAGIGCIECKGWVADAIVQEIAPIAERRRYFESHTDEVKDILANGNKRAAARAETTMNQVNRAVGLL; encoded by the coding sequence ATGACCGAACAGACCTCCTCCAACTCGCGCTCGCGCGTCCTCAGCGGCATGCGCCCGACCGGCAAGCTGCACCTGGGCAACTACATGGGCGCGCTCTACAACTGGGTCAAGCTGCAACACCAGTACGAGTGCTACTTCTTTATCGCGGATTGGCACGCCATGACCACGGGCTATGCCGACACCTCGAATGTGGCAAAGGATACGCTTGAAGTCGCGATCGATTTTCTCGCCGCCGGCCTCGATCCCAAGCTGTCGACGATCTTTGTCCAGTCGCAGGTTCCGCAGCACGCCGAACTGCATCTTCTGCTGAGCATGATTACTCCGCTCAGTTGGCTGGAGCGCGTGCCCACATACAAGGACCAGCAGGAGCAGCTCAAGGAGAAGGACCTCGCGACCTACGGCTTCCTCGGCTATCCGCTGTTGCAGGCCGCCGATATCCTTCTTTATCAGCCGAAGTTTGTTCCCGTAGGGCAAGACCAGGAGGCGCACGTCGAGCTCACCCGCGAGGTCGCACGCCGCTTCAACCAGTTCTATCCCGGCGACTTCTTTCTAAGTCCGGAGGCGAAGCCCTGGGAGCTTCCGGCCATTGAAGAGAAGGCGCGTAAGATCGCCGGCGACAAGAGTAAAAGCACGTTTACCGCGTATGAATTGTTCACCGCCGCACAACAGACGAAGAAGCTCACCGGGTTTGGCCGCATCGACGTGCTGCCCGAGCCGCAGGTACTGTTGACTCCTTCGCCTAAACTGCCTGGCACCGACGGACGCAAGATGTCCAAGAGCTATAAAAATACGATTGAGCTCTCCGACACTGAACAGGCTATCCGGTCCAAGATCAAAACGATGGTGACCGACCCGGCGCGCGTACGCCGCGAAGACCCGGGCAACCCGGACGTATGTCCTGTCTTCGATCTGCACAAGGTCTTTTCCACAGCGGAGACGCAACAGAAGGTCCGCGAGGGATGTACGACGGCTGGCATCGGCTGCATCGAATGTAAGGGGTGGGTGGCCGATGCCATCGTGCAGGAGATTGCTCCGATCGCTGAACGCCGTAGATACTTTGAGTCCCACACCGACGAGGTAAAGGACATTCTTGCGAATGGCAACAAAAGGGCTGCCGCAAGAGCGGAAACAACGATGAACCAAGTCAACCGAGCGGTAGGACTTCTGTAG
- a CDS encoding segregation/condensation protein A, producing MTAQPMEPQPQETFALKHPVAAPEAEPKRVPKDKDKEKEEASQSPFSVFVGQVYDGPLDLLLDLIRKQNIDIYDIPIARITEQFLEYTRKLQQSDVDAAGEFIYTASLLIHIKSKMLLPRDPSDVAGGDAEDPRRELVERLLEHERFKAAAQMLLQKQQIEEAIWTNPGIREFRETAEAEREIAADTVDLVRVFQEILDRVRKRPVLDVDEESVTVAQMIDYVKRRLVMEDKPVSLRRLLHNTHTERALICMFLAMLELVRLQAVLLHQPVQQGDILIKKTDNFDQVFADQQQARDDWR from the coding sequence ATGACTGCGCAGCCTATGGAGCCGCAGCCGCAGGAGACCTTTGCTCTCAAGCACCCTGTCGCTGCTCCCGAAGCAGAGCCGAAGCGCGTTCCAAAGGACAAGGACAAAGAGAAGGAAGAGGCGTCCCAGTCGCCGTTCTCGGTCTTTGTCGGCCAAGTCTATGACGGCCCGCTCGACCTTTTGCTCGATCTTATCCGCAAGCAGAACATCGACATCTACGACATTCCCATCGCGCGCATCACCGAGCAGTTTCTGGAGTACACCCGGAAACTCCAGCAGAGCGATGTCGACGCAGCCGGCGAGTTTATCTACACCGCCTCGCTGTTGATTCATATCAAGTCGAAGATGCTGCTGCCACGCGATCCCAGCGACGTCGCCGGAGGAGACGCCGAAGACCCGCGCCGCGAGTTGGTCGAGCGCCTGCTCGAGCATGAGCGCTTCAAGGCCGCCGCGCAGATGCTGCTGCAGAAGCAGCAGATTGAAGAAGCCATATGGACCAATCCCGGCATCCGCGAGTTCCGCGAAACGGCCGAGGCCGAGCGCGAGATCGCGGCCGACACGGTCGACCTCGTCCGCGTCTTTCAGGAGATCCTTGACCGTGTCCGTAAGCGGCCTGTGCTCGACGTCGATGAAGAATCCGTCACCGTTGCGCAGATGATCGACTACGTGAAGCGCCGTCTCGTCATGGAAGACAAGCCCGTCTCGCTGCGCCGATTGCTTCACAATACGCACACGGAACGCGCGTTGATCTGCATGTTCCTCGCAATGCTGGAGTTGGTCCGGTTGCAGGCTGTGCTGCTGCATCAGCCGGTCCAGCAGGGGGACATTCTCATCAAGAAGACCGACAACTTCGACCAGGTCTTTGCCGATCAGCAACAGGCGAGAGACGACTGGCGGTAA
- a CDS encoding inorganic phosphate transporter, with translation MATQATLPSGRLLDEKLKKSSPGKTGFIVFLLLVLGGVAYIVNRLAIDLSFVHTTTIYPYLLLGVALMIALGFEFVNGFHDTANAVATVIYTHSLEPHAAVVWSGVWNFIGVLTSSGAVAYSIITLLPVELILKVSKGSGFAMVFALLVAAILWNLATWYRGLPASSSHTMIGSIIGVGITNQLLHGASGFSGVDWDQVTKVFKALLVSPVVGLVGAALLFLVFKIALRDPRLYEAPKGTEPPPFHIRALLVLTCTGVSFAHGSNDGQKGMGLIMLVLVGTVPTAYALNHAVGTSEVQTFAAVSQQTTQAISHYIDPSVTVSDAGPELQRFVATREFHSETMPALQQTVTAIEREVTRFGSLRRVPDDMQANVRNQMYLVSESIHLMPKYGPRLDEDDSSIFANYAGFLDHSTKFIPTWVKVAVALALGLGTMVGWKRIVVTVGEKIGKTHLTYAQGAAAELIAMATILGADRFGLPVSTTHVLSSGIAGSMAANNSGLQLKTLRNIALAWFFTLPAAAMLSGGLYWLFNQFVR, from the coding sequence ATGGCAACTCAAGCCACCCTTCCGTCAGGTCGATTACTTGATGAGAAGTTGAAAAAGAGCTCTCCCGGAAAGACAGGCTTCATCGTCTTTCTGCTGTTGGTTTTAGGCGGGGTCGCCTACATTGTCAACCGGCTCGCAATTGACCTCTCGTTTGTCCATACCACGACAATTTATCCCTACCTGTTGCTTGGCGTAGCGCTGATGATCGCGCTTGGTTTTGAATTCGTGAACGGATTTCACGATACCGCCAACGCGGTGGCGACCGTCATCTATACGCACTCGCTTGAACCTCATGCCGCAGTCGTCTGGTCTGGTGTCTGGAACTTTATCGGGGTGCTGACGAGTTCGGGCGCCGTTGCCTACTCCATCATTACGTTGCTTCCCGTCGAGTTGATTCTCAAGGTGAGTAAAGGCTCCGGGTTTGCCATGGTCTTTGCGCTGCTGGTGGCGGCCATTCTGTGGAACCTTGCAACGTGGTATCGCGGCCTGCCTGCTTCGAGCTCGCATACCATGATCGGCTCGATTATCGGCGTTGGAATAACCAACCAGCTTCTGCATGGCGCAAGCGGATTCAGCGGCGTCGACTGGGACCAGGTCACCAAGGTCTTCAAGGCGTTGCTTGTCTCGCCGGTGGTTGGCCTTGTAGGTGCTGCGCTGCTGTTTCTTGTCTTCAAGATCGCGCTTCGCGACCCGCGTCTTTACGAAGCCCCCAAGGGCACGGAGCCGCCACCGTTTCATATTCGCGCGCTGCTGGTGCTTACATGCACGGGCGTAAGTTTTGCTCATGGCTCCAACGATGGACAGAAGGGCATGGGACTGATCATGCTGGTTCTGGTTGGGACGGTCCCCACGGCCTACGCCCTCAACCATGCGGTGGGAACCTCCGAGGTCCAGACCTTTGCCGCCGTCTCGCAGCAGACAACCCAGGCCATCTCGCACTACATCGATCCCAGCGTTACTGTCAGCGATGCCGGACCCGAGCTCCAGCGCTTTGTTGCAACGCGCGAGTTTCATTCGGAGACAATGCCTGCCTTGCAGCAGACAGTGACCGCCATCGAGCGAGAGGTCACTCGCTTCGGTTCTCTGCGCCGCGTTCCCGACGACATGCAGGCCAATGTCCGCAACCAGATGTATCTGGTGAGCGAGAGCATCCATCTCATGCCGAAGTACGGCCCCAGGCTCGATGAGGACGACTCGAGCATCTTCGCCAACTATGCGGGCTTTCTCGATCACTCGACGAAGTTCATTCCCACATGGGTGAAGGTTGCGGTCGCGCTCGCTCTTGGGTTGGGCACAATGGTCGGCTGGAAACGCATCGTCGTGACCGTCGGCGAAAAGATCGGCAAGACGCATCTGACTTACGCGCAGGGAGCGGCGGCCGAGCTGATCGCAATGGCAACGATTCTGGGCGCCGACAGGTTCGGTCTTCCGGTGAGCACGACACACGTTCTCTCATCGGGAATTGCCGGATCGATGGCTGCGAATAACAGCGGGCTTCAACTGAAAACTCTGCGCAACATTGCACTGGCGTGGTTCTTTACGCTGCCTGCCGCGGCCATGCTCTCGGGTGGGCTCTACTGGCTGTTCAATCAGTTCGTCAGATAG